ttagcaacagcggttgtagtaaaaactgaaaatatgtccaaacctcgagccaattacctaaaatgttcagttgttggttgtattcacGAACACaacacctggagggggtggggcgtgaaatggctcatttgcatttaaagggccagcgctcaaaacgacctttctcgtgtcattactcagaaatagggttgaagatggacctgtggagttgaagtaatgaagaattcagacccaagcagagcatttacagtttatgtagaccacagggaaatgtttgaaaatgcataatgccatttaaaaagcaaaatatcactcctttaaagggtaTCTGTAGGGTACTTCATCATTTCCAGCACTAATTCACATAATAGAAAGGTCCAGTGTGGCGCATTTatgccgattttttttttttttttttttgatgtgtgcctctcttgcttataaataatacacaaagcacaattaatgctgtaagcatgaccagtacaggtacactttgaATGGCACCACATagaattacatttaattacaatattatgGAAATTCAGTACTTTGTGAATTAAACTCATCACTTTGTAACAAAATTTGATACTTTGTTGGTGAAATTTGATACATTATAGAAGAAATTTGATACTTTATCGATGGAATTAGTCTGAAACAATGATCAATACCTTTGAAGTAAAAATCAACACTTTGTAAATGGAATTTGACACTTTATAAACAAATCTTCATACTTTGTGACCAAAATCCAAATTTTATTGATGAAAATCAACATGTTGTAAGTTCAAATCAGCATTTGTCAGCTGAAATTCAATACTTTGTAACTGGAATTCATAACTTTTAAAGCTTGATTTTGAGAATATTGAATTCTGTTCCTTTTTTATGCTCTGTTTATTCAAAGCTTCTGTTCATCTGAATGTGAATGTTCGTCTCTCATCTCAgataagaaagagaagaagaagaaaaagaagaaagagaagaagaaggagaaagagaaagaaaaggaaagaagcaGCCGGGCGGCgcactcctcctcttcatcaccttctcctcctcttcctcctcctgctgctgtcagggttaaagaggaaaaagaagatgcCGGCTATGACAAGTACAACCAGAGGGGGGCGCCAAAGGGAAGAGAACAGAACGGACAGAGGACGAGGGAAGacgagagagacagacagagacagacagacggagaCGAGAGACGCAGAGACGCAGAAAGAGACGTAGAAAGAGACGATAGAAGACGAGACACAGAAAGAGACGAGAGACGAAGAGACGCAGAAAGAGACGAAAGACGAAGAGACGCAGAAAGAGACGAAAAACGAAGAGACGCAGAAAGAGACGAAAGACGAAGAGACGCAGAAAGAGACGAAAGACAAAGAGACGCAGAAAGAGACGAAAGACAAAGAGACGATAGAAGACGAGATGTAGAAAGAGACGAAAGACGAAGAGACACAGAAAGAGACGAAAGACGAAGAGACACTGAAAGAGATGAAAGACGAAGAGACGCAGAAAGAGACGATAGAAGACGAGATGTAGAAAGAGACGATAGAAGACGAGACATAGACAGAGATGATAGAAGAAGAAATGATAGAAGAGACGTAGAAAGAGACGAAAGAATAAGAGACTCAGACAGAGACGACAGAAGAAGAGACATGGACAGAGACCGGTACCGTAAACACTGACAGTCTGTAGAAACCTGCTGACAACGTTTGGTCCAGTTTGTTCAGTTCtgatctgtgttttgtgtttttttgagtTTATCTGAATATCACACATGTACCATTAAATCATTCTGAGTTAATAGTGgcagttaaagctgcagtacttGATATTTTCAGTATCACCAGGCAAAAATTTGTATGTATATTATGGTTCAAGTGTTCTGACAGAAAACACgattttttttgctctgttttcaTTTTGTGGAAAATCTgctctgtgattggtggatttATCCGCCTTTAGGTATTTTCAAACAAGTGAATTTCCttctgaaataaacaaaatatgtcttAAAAATGTGCAACGATTCAGTAAAAAACCTAAAAACAGGCACACATTTCTAACACATGATGCTTCAGAAGAAAATTCATGTCACAGTTTTAGTGTTTGTGCTCATTTTTCTATGAATTTTCCGTAACAGCAGATCGGAGGTAGTTAATAAACACTCCATTAGAAACTGGAAACTTTTTATTATAAGATTAGCAGATACTTTTCTTCAGTTACCTGTAATGTGATGCAGAATAATTGTATTATTCTTGTGAAATGTTTGTATTGTCTTTAagaattttgtaataaaatgtttTCAGACCAGTTTATGTTGTTACACAATTACAGTGATCCTGTGCAAGTATATAACAGCAAATGGCTGCAATTTAAAAGTCAGGTAAAGGAGGCTTTGGGGTAATCAGTGGGAAAAATACACAATCTTTGTTGTAAATATCCAGTTTTGGGGAGGTGAtgtgtaaaatatgcaaaatgaaatgaaagttgcaaaattttgttgtatttaatttttttttttttttttttcttgcaggtaTATTTAAAAGCATATTTGAAAAAGACTTAGTGCATTTTCAATCTTGTCAACAGTATTTACAATAAGGATataacgattaccggtgtaacgataaaccgcggtaaaattgcagatggttagtattaccgtttaaattctaattatgataaccgtgtttgattaccacacttttaggggaaaaaaaacctatgtaaagatatgattttatgtcaaatatttgagtatagttttaatttattacaattttgattttatatacctaatatttggaaccaatattcacttttaaagtctttgaaaaggttcgttaagtatctttgtgttatttatgcaataaattatatacatttttcaaatcggattttatatatttttttgtgttttctgtccttttatgttgatatagtaggttaaagtgaaaaaataatagacatatGAGAGATTACCTTGTGCTGAaataaaagataccaaacatgggtataataaacatttgtttatatagtatataaaggcaagatcaaaaggactgaaaaacagacaaaataggctcagaccgctaagggttaatatttgaatgtttctgcaacagaaagtgcattgtgcctattattttattctttttttttttttcaaaatacgacttggttaaattatttcagtgtttataagtactttttgaacattttgagcacaatttcaataataccgcgatgataatgataaccgtgatatgaaattttcatatcattacatccctaatttacAATATAACATTTTCACCAATTCATGAAGCCTTACTGCAGATATTTTCCAGTCACATTTTTAACTTAACATGTAAAAAACACGGCCACAcggcggtgcagtggttagcactcgtgcctcacagcaagaaggtcctgggttcgattccaacactagtcgacggggggtgggacctttctgtgtggagtttgcatgttctccccgtgtctgcgtgggttctctccgggtactccggcttcctcccaccatccaaaaacatgcactgataggttaattggttaatctaaattgcccataggtgtgaatgtgagagtgattgtctctatatgttcagccctgtgatggactggtgacttgttcagggtgtaccccgccttcgcccctatgtagctgggataggctccaagcgacccccgtgaccctagtgaggataaagcgggttcagaaaatgaatgaatgaatgtaaaaaaagaccaaaaaaaaaaaaaaacaaaacttactaaagtggcaaggtttcactgtaaaaggatcgatgttattccaatgcaaactttggtgctgctggtggatctacacccaggtgagcctctaaagaagaccctctttcctcctcatttcagtttaacccctagAAGACTAGTTTCAGATGTTTATGGTGCAAGATttgatcagtttgagaaagaacagactgtatcacacaacttaaaaaggggactgggagcagttaatgcagtgttttttaaccttagggtcaggaccccacgtaggatcacctggaattcaaatgggatcgcctgaaatttctagtaattgataaaagaaaaaaaaaaaacaaaacttactagtaaaaattaaaattatatcgacctaaatgtcatgtaaaattaatgtttatttgcaacatattatagcacacaattacatgatcaaaaacaaattaattttagcaaaaaaaaaaaaaagtctctgttttgaattgaatatctggggtcaccagaaacttctggtgttaaaatggggtcacaagtcaaaaaaggttgggaaccactggtatatggcgtctgaactaaaataattttaacaaccATGACTtttaatatctccagtgtaattcttgcgtttcacaaattcatcccacgagcgAGATTGGACCCTTTTGAAGGCCAGTTTAGGCCCGAGgtccaaatgtttgacacccctgcactagattgtgtcaaagattaaatAGATCTGTAGCcttaggtgtcaaacatgcggcccgggggccaaatccggcccaccaaagggtccaatccggcccttgggatgaatttgtgaaatgcaaaaattacactgaagatattaacgatcctttgagttcaggttccacattcagaccaattcaatctgaagtgggcaggaccaataaaatactatcataataacagaaataatgataactccaaatttttctctttgtaaatgtaaatattttcatgtatctacactaaaagaaagtataatttcacaaaaaatatgaataacctgaacaaatatgaacctgaaatgtctttaagagAAGGAAGTACGATTTtaaacaagattctgcctgttaaatgttttgtgtgtttgtagaaataaagtctatttatatctatatctacaaaTGAAAGTATATCTAGTATGTAATATatagtatttgtagatccactgtgatctgtacattagaaTGTagatgtgtaaacgataaactgaagcatatttttaaaattaca
The Sphaeramia orbicularis chromosome 14, fSphaOr1.1, whole genome shotgun sequence DNA segment above includes these coding regions:
- the rbmx2 gene encoding RNA-binding motif protein, X-linked 2, whose translation is MNPLTKVRLINELNEREANLGVNETVSWHTEYKDSAWVFVGGFPYELTEGDIICVFSQYGEIVNINLVRDKKTGKSKGFCFICYEDQRSTILAVDNFNGIKIKGRTIRVDHVKDYRPPKDSEDMDDITKQLREEGCAPKAPELSSSSSDEDDQYVIPLKKVKKDKKEKKKKKKKEKKKEKEKEKERSSRAAHSSSSSPSPPLPPPAAVRVKEEKEDAGYDKYNQRGAPKGREQNGQRTREDERDRQRQTDGDERRRDAERDVERDDRRRDTERDERRRDAERDERRRDAERDEKRRDAERDERRRDAERDERQRDAERDERQRDDRRRDVERDERRRDTERDERRRDTERDERRRDAERDDRRRDVERDDRRRDIDRDDRRRNDRRDVERDERIRDSDRDDRRRDMDRDRYRKH